The following nucleotide sequence is from Pochonia chlamydosporia 170 chromosome 4, whole genome shotgun sequence.
CCTATTACAAAATACAACCCGTCGACATACAGGGGGACGAATATGCTCATGTTTGATCATTTCTGCAGCAACCTTTTGAGcaagaaaggaaaaagagcGGAAGGGAAATAGAGGGGTTAAGAGACACACAGAGATTACAGAAGAATTGGTGGACTCAAGCCCATGCAGAAGAGCTCTGCTCAGATCCATATTGCAAGTTGGCAACGACCTGCGCATGGTCTCCAAAATCTTCTCTGTTGCACAATTGCCATTCTTCTGGGGGAGCATGTCTCCTCGGGAGAGGAGGTTGCAAGTAGTCTTCATGCTTATACGCGTGATTACTGCTCCAACCAGTTTGCTCAAAACTCGACGCACCATGGATGTCGTccaagccatggctgtaCTCAGTAGAGGAAAAGTCGTCACCACGCCATCGAGATAGGTCAGCCTCCATATCTCGCAAGCGGAGGCAATCATTGCCAGCCCAATCATCGATAATGCCAGCAATTTGCCGAAATCCGCTTGTGTGTCCCCCATCCTGCTGGGCTTTCAGCCCACAAGTAACAAACATGAAGCTGTGAATCATTTCATGCAGGAATGTGGAGATGAGCAAGCGTCGATTGTACTGTGTATCTCTGAGGATAGGCGAAGAAAGCACGATTAAAGTTTCCCATCCACCAAGGCAAGCACTTCGCCGAATTGCCGTTGTACCAACAATGTGGTTCTTGTATTGGCCCGACAGGGAATGGCTCCAGTCCCAGATGACCCTTTGTGTAAGACGATTGGCAAAGAAAAGCTCATTCGATGCGGAAAATATGCTCTTTAAGGCGTCATTATCTAGTGCGAATTCTGCA
It contains:
- a CDS encoding metallopeptidase (similar to Metarhizium acridum CQMa 102 XP_007813754.1), producing MAFWVVGGGHGRPLQDGEYATRRHANNQDVITRQSGNSSDYFNTQGELDSHHSDAYATYDYNPRYSPNDQAIQSVPIQNLAFLVIREAHAHDSAPSPSPSPKPPNFDETSASFHSRSSIPVPLERTESGLSISSDTTAHQHANSTEDDRYGSYLGDSEAARFVRKHLATYQRRFPDSQPERILKALIKPRFRGAEFALDNDALKSIFSASNELFFANRLTQRVIWDWSHSLSGQYKNHIVGTTAIRRSACLGGWETLIVLSSPILRDTQYNRRLLISTFLHEMIHSFMFVTCGLKAQQDGGHTSGFRQIAGIIDDWAGNDCLRLRDMEADLSRWRGDDFSSTEYSHGLDDIHGASSFEQTGWSSNHAYKHEDYLQPPLPRRHAPPEEWQLCNREDFGDHAQVVANLQYGSEQSSSAWA